atcccgggagagagtttgacaacacaacatagggtgctcgtcatggattttcgcgttgagaaaaagttgaggaaaagacatcatacgaagaacccaaggacgaggtggtggcggatgaaaggtgaggaacaaagaagcttcctaagacgggtaggagaagaggcaaggtgggatgggaatggaagcgcggaagagatgtggagggagatggcagaagttattagaagaacagcaaaagaaagttttggtgaatctaaaggaataggaccaagagacaaggagtcctggtggtggaatgcgagtatacaagaaaagataaagataaaaagagaatgctttaaagagtggtctttatgccgcaatgcagataactgggaaaaatataaggcggctaagaaagagacaaaagtggctgtaagtgaagcaagaacaagagcatatgagggtctctaccagtctttggacacgaaagaaggagaaaaatgtatatatagaattgcaaagagccgggaaagaagaacgagagatttggatcaggttaagtgcataaaggataaggatggagaggtgttggctcaagaggagaagattaatgaaaggtggaagagctacttctacgagttatttaatgagggacagaagactcttccgagccttggtcgattatgcacaagggaagaagatcaaaactttgactactattgaaggattcgagacttcgaggtaaaagaggctctaaagcagatgaaaaatggcagggcagtaggacctgataatatcccgattgaggtttggaagggtcttggaggaaaaggcatcaactagttaaccaagctttttaatgagattttaaggtcaaagaagatgcctgatgagtggagaaagagcaccttggtacctatctacaagaataagggggatatacaaagttgcggaaattatagagggattaagcttatgagtcatactatgaagttatgggaaagggtgatagaacggaggttgagaaaagagacacaagtaacagagaaccaatttggatttatgccaggcagatctaccactgaagcgatatacctattaagaaggatgatggagaggtatcgtagtaataaaagggatctacacatggtgtttattgatttggaaaaagcgtatgatagggtaccaagggaggtcttatggaaggttttagaaaaggggagagtaaggatcgcatatattcgggcaattaaagacatgtatgatggggccacaactagtgtgaagactcaaggtggtgtgacagaggaattccctattggtataggattacaccagggatcatccttaagtccataccttttcacattagtcttggaagtgctcacagagcacatccaagagcctgtgccatggtgcatgctttttgccgatgatatcgtccttatgggagagtcaagggaagacctaaataagaagttggagttatggagagaagctctagaagtgtatggtctgtgcataagccgtagcaagacggaatatatggaatgtaagttcagtctgagaagggaaaactccaatatagaggtgaaaattggagagaacaccttacgaaaagttaaaagttttaagtatcttgggtgcatcatacaggataatggagagattgaacatgatgtaaatcataggatccaagcaggttggtcaaaatggcggagtgcatctggttttatatgcgacaaaaaagtgcctttaaaacttaaaggtaaattctatcgcaccgctataagaccggctatgctgtatggtacggagtgttgggcggctaaaggagagcacgaacataagctgagtgtggcagagatgaagatcttgagatggatgagtggtcatacgcgattggataaaataaggaatgaagatatacgggagagagttggagtagcacccattgtggaaaagatggttgaatcgcgtctcaggtggtttggacatgtgagaagaagaccgatagaacatccagtcaggagggtggatgagatggaagatggacaaagggcaaaaggcagaggaagacctaagaagaccatccatgaggtggtcaaacgagatctacatgtaaacggtctctctgtagacatgatacatgacagagcacaatggcgccgtttgattcatgtagccgaccccacttagtgggacaaggctttgttgttgtttgtttgtttgtttgtttgtttgtcgGTATTTGAATCTTTCACCGTTAGAAATAACTATTTATTCTTTTCACTGTTAATCTTTCCCTGTTAATCGAAGAAATAATTAATCCATGGAAACTAAGCGATATCATGAGGACTACGGGGCCTAGCTGGTAGAGAGACAGCTTATCCCATGGCAACGCAAATGATCACTACTCACATAGACATCCTTGACAAACTTTCCCAACTTCCGATGGAGAAAAAGTTCACGAGTCTCTATTGATGGAAACGCCGAATTGTATGCTGCATATTTTGATACTCGGGCACAGAATCGAATTTGTAGTATAatgttaaaaagaaaaggaaaaagaaaaagtgataTAAGAGAAGCACAGACATGTACACTGTAAGAatcaattaaatattatataatataatatggaGGAGAGAAAAACAAGCACAGCAGCTTACGCGAATAGAAATATCGTTCTTCCTCCCACAAATGAAATCCACTTCCAACTTAAAAAGTATACACATGTTTTGGTTGCTAATACAATGAAAGGTTATGAAGCTAACATCATTTCCCTCCTCTTTGCCGTTTCTCTTCTAAGGAAGCGGCCTCGTTCAGCATGTCAGCTGCATCCTTATCCATGTTTAATTTGGACAGAGCAACAGCCTGCATGTAAAATGCTGTCGCCCAGTCCGGATAGACCAACTGAGCTTGCATTGCATCTCGCAGCGCAGCATCCGGTTGATCGCAAAACAGGTAGCAAAGACTTCTCCGCGCATAAACGGTTGGGGAAACCATGGTTCCCACATCAATGAACTGCATGATTTAAATCAAATCGATATGATACCAACAAGTACACTTCTTGAACTTTCAAATATAACCTTTCTTATCATACCTGGGAGTAACACTCAATTGAAGTTTTGAAATCCTTATCACGGAATGCCAGGTCGCCCCGCTTTCTTGCCTCCAACATATCCCTCATTTGCTGAGTCCATTCTTGGAAAGATAACTAAAACATGTGAACGAAGAGAGAGTTAATTTAACATTCGTAACAATAGAAAACTCGTGTATTTTCAGTTAAGTACCTCATTAGTTCCTTCATCATCTTTATAGTGTGTCATCAACAATATCTGATGAATAGCTGTAAGGTCCATGCGAGAACAAGCATCACCCATTGGAGATAGAGGATGCTGGGGAGTTGGCGGTGCTGGTGCTTCCTCGTGCTTTGGAATGCCAAGCATGACATATGATGGAACCTGAGAACAAAAGGGACTCTAACTGTTAGTCTATCATCGTCGCCAGTGCAATCAATTAGTTGTAATTGTATGTTAAGAACACAAAAAGCACATATTTTTCCTTCTTCCAGGTGACGGCAACCCAAAGAAACTACTAGAAAGAAGCCAATCACACAACAATGGACAGCCCAAAGAATAAAAAGAGGCTCACATCGGGTTTATTCTGCAGTCTGGACAGAGTTGTAACAAGGTCATTGATCTTGGGCCGCTCTCGAGGTTCATATTGCAAGCACTTTGAGGCAAGGTCGAAAACCACAGTTGCCTCATCGGTGGAAAAGTTTCCCTCCAAGTGTGAATCCATTAGACGTAGAATATTTTTACCCCTTATCATGTCAAGAGCCTGCATCAACAAAGAATAATCATCCGGTAAATTATATGGAAAATAACCATATATAAAGCATATCCAAtggattgaagaagaaaaagtgcagaatgaaacaattgtataatatttttcctgaaaaaaaaaaaagatatattccaGGTCCTTGTGCTAATATTTCCAACCAAAAGTTTTGCAGCCTATTCACTCTTGGCATACCAAAAACAAAATGTTAAAAAGGCCAATTATTGttttcttttactattttaaataatattcacGTTGTCGAGAGCCAAACCAAGCTAAGAGCTTAAGACAACTGCAAAGACACAGGAAAAAGATACCCATATAAGCAAGATCTTTTTGGGCTTAAAGCATGATGCACTCATCCTCTTTTACCTTGTGCagaaatttttatttgattatcaaCGATTTGAGTTGGCAATGATTTAACTCCTGACTGCTTAATCATGGATGCAGAAATATTATGTCAAGAAACAAAATCTATTTTCCATTAGCAGTTGATGAATTGGACTTTGTGCAGAGGAAGGAAGGGGAATAAAGTTGCTTACCATAATAATGGCATTAATAATTGGTAGAACTACTAAATCATTTAAAGATCAATATTCAAGAGTTAAATAGAACTTTACATTTTTTTACAGAATACGTACATGACTTGGAGGGATATGCTTGCCGCTTAGTAGATCCAATAACACAGTTCCAAAACTGAAGATTACACTTTCTGGAGTCACCCTCCCTGAAAAGACACATAATAGCTGTCACCAGAAGTTACAAAATACCAACCACATAATCTATATCATCATATATAGTATTATTAACTTGAGTTCCTTACATGTTATTTATGATAATATTAGTATGTCTAAAGTTTAATTAATGTTGCTATGTAGCAACAAAACATACTATGCAATACAACATTACAGAAAATAGGCACCAACCGTTTCTCAGGTACTCTGGAGGGGTATAAGCAAGATTCGTGCTATAACTTTTTCCGTCCCTACTGTTCTTAATCAGCCCAAAACATGAAATCCTCGGATCACCATTCTGCAAAAACATCAACACCCTGTCAAATTTTGTTTCAGAATACAGATGGCCACTTCGCAAGAGATAGCAGTTTCCAACCCACAAACATTGGAACCACTTATCAGTTATATATATGTCATAGCACAAAAAACTGTCAACCTCAGAAGAGCAAGAACAAAGAATTGCCATATAGTACCTCATCAAATAGCACTCTGTAGGCATTCAGATCATGGTACAATGGGTGACCTTTGTTACTGCAATAATCCAATGCTTGTGTGATGGACAGGGCAACTCTTAATCGCATGCTCCACTCAATTGTCTGATTTTCCCCTATAATAGATGGGGACAAAAATTGCAGGGTTAACCTAGAGTAATAGACAATCCACGTTTCAATGAATTCATGCAGAAAATAGCACCAAAAAATAGGTAAATAATACAGAAGGTGCATTTGTGAAGATGATACTTAAAATATATCATGAGCAGTAAATCGTGCATAAGTTGGAATCTTGGAGAAATAACATTTCACAAACCAAAACTTCAGAACAAGATATAAAACTTGAGTTCTATTCACAATAACTAATATAGGACGATATGTGAGGATAACtgcttataaataagttaaatGGCTCAAATAGGAAAAAGTTGTGGAATCTGGCTCCAAGCCTTCTACACGTAAATTGCAGAGAATGGATGCCCAATTCACTAGTTTGAGCAATTCAATCAAAGAATGAAGTGGGCATGACTCATGAAAGAGACAATTATGAATAAGAAGGTAAGTAGCTAATTGTATTGTTATATATGTTACCCCgaaaacaaaagaataagaagcaaAAGAATAAGATTTTGTCacaagataaaaagttaaagaaaatatGTAGTTGTATATATCAATCTCTGGGCATAAATATCATTTCCAGAACAACACATGGAAGACAAGGTAATCCTATCCGCAATGTTATCTTAACTCTAAAGAAGCAAAATTGTTTCATTCCTCTGAAGTCTAAACCAAAGACACTATAGAATAGCAAAATCTGAATATTGCCACAAAAGCTAGGCTAGTTTAAGAATCCTAAAGGTAATGAATTTAGTAAGGAGAAACTGTTGCAGTCTATTAGGGCAAACCAGGTCCTAAGAAAAAGATAACCCGGGAACAATCAATCATTTTCAGGTGTAAGAAAGCAGAGTAAGCATTTCTTCAAACACATGAATCGCaaaaaggaaggagaagaagggACATACAATGAAAAAGATGTTTGGCGAGAGTGTCGTTGTGCATGTATTCTGCAACGAGAAGCCTCTCATCCCCATCACAGCAATACCCAATCAAATTCGCAAGCCTAGGGTGCCTCAATTTCCCAACACTCCAAGCCTCATCCTGCAGCCATGAATCAAAAACTCAAATCAAACGaatcaaagaaaaatgaaaaaggaaagagaataaATTGGTTCTTTTGTGGCGCGTACAGCGAACTGCTTGGGGTCGGGCCATGCCGATTTGGAGAATCTCTTGACGGCAATCAAACGTCGGTTATGATTGTTGAGGCGACCCTTATAGACCACATTGGGGGCTTTGTCGCCGCTCTCGGAGACGATGTGATCGGAGCTGAAGCCGTTGGTGGCCGATTTGAGGTCGGAGAGGGAGAACTCAGAGAAAGGAGGGACGTCTAGGGCGGCAGAGGCAGCGGCGGAGGCACCAGTAACGACggtgttattgttgttattgttgttggcgCCGTTAGGGGAGGAAGCAACCGTAAGCGGACGAGGGTAGTTATGACGGCTCGAATTAGATTGGCAACAACCCATTAGTTGGAAGCAGATAACGTAAACTCCGTTATGTTTCCGTTGGTGTGAGTGTGTTTGAAGCAGCTTCTTCAGACACACGCACACCCAAACACGCATACacagagagaaaaagaagaggaagacaaaAGAACAGCGCAAGTAGGCAAGATGGGCCTCACAGACAGACAGCACTACCACCCGTGTgcttcagagagagagagaaagagagagaaagagagagatgttattaatttattatattgtttattaattaaaataattaggaaAAGAGGCTCAGCTTTCTTTTCCTCTTCACTGGAGCTCTCatctcatctctctcttctctttccttCGTCCTCTCTCTGTCTGCACTGACAAAACCTCCCTGtcgctctctctcctctcttctttcttacaCCAGTTGTCCGTTTTATTCTTCCTCAGCCCTATTTTTGTCTTTTCGCACCCCTCCTCCATCTCACCACATCTTCCCCTTAAtttcattttagttagttaaatGCTCTTGTCTGTTGTCATTACGAATTTACACATCTAAAGCAACTCCACTTTCTTAATCTCGCCAGACGCCAGACCCAATTATGCTAGATTGGGTTCCactatatttaaatatttcaaaaacatAAAGGTCACCCTTGGGCCGAAAgctattattactaatatttccTATCAATGCTAACCATTAGTTCCTCTTTTTAAAagctattattaattattaattaattctcCCTTTTTTCCGTATCAGTATTGTTCAttgtctgtttttttttttaactcaaaAAGAATGTATTAAaagatttacatatatatacaaaaaattgcAAGCACTATTTAACTTTTACCATTAATTACGTACCTTGCTGTCCGTAGGTCCACCTTTTTTTTCGCTTTTTTCTCATCTCTTAACAAGGATccgtaatttattttattgtacatTCATCATTTAAATTTActttattaaatcaaataataatcATAGGCAATGAGCTAGCTCTATATGTACATTGATAAAATTAAGTTGAGATACAGTAGCCATGAGATGAATTACGTTcaataagtcaccaaaaaaaaaaaagaattacgtTCAATAAATTCTTCAATCATACAACATACAACTAGTGAATTTCATTGGATTGTCCCAAAACATGGTTAATTTGTTGGCAAAGATCTTGATACAAGCCAGCGTTGGTAGCAGTGAACCTTTCCATAGAAGCAAAGATATGTTTCATACTTGATAGCAGGCTATGATCCTTGATATCAACAAGATCACCATGATCCACTCTGAACAGGGTCTCATTCTCTTCGTCTCTTCCAATTGCAGCCATCTTTCTCTGGCGAGCCTGCACTATCTTGTGCATCTTTTGCTCTTGCTTCTCCATAATCTTCACTTTTCTCTCAAGTTCCTTGTCCGATATCAAACTTTGTCGAACGTCTATAATATGCTTCTCCAAGAGCTCATTCAATCTTACTATGAATCCATTAATGGCTCCAGTTACATTCTTCTCCGAGAGATTATCCATTGCTTGTGACCATTTGTTACAGATCACAAACACCGGTGGCGCGTCGATCTTGCTCGGAGAGATGGTAGTTGTATCATCATCAGGTAATTCTTCAGGTCCATATAATAGACACCTTACTAGCCAACTATTCAAGGCTTTCACATAACACTTTTGGGCTTGAATCCAATCTGAGAAGCTTATATTCCAGTTCTGTAATTCACACTTGAGCTTTATTACTGCGTCAATTTGAGCCTGGTCGAACTGCTTCTCCAATAATGTAGATACATCTAGAGTTTTGGATTTCACAATTTCCTGATATTGGCGTCGATGACACTCTGCCATATCTTTCCACATCTCAAGAAACCTGAAAATACGATACCAACCTTAAGAACGAACTATCTGAACTAATGAACCTGAAAATAGAAGAGTAGTTAGAAAGCTCCCTCAAGTATTTTGATATAGAATATACATcggcttttttattttcttcacatAAAAGGTAGAATAATGTTGTATTTTCTAGCAACTAGGACAAGATTGATTCCAAGAGAAAGGGTAATGTAACATGTATAATTGGCCAAGATAGTCAAATTAATAGAAATGTACCTAGTTATGAGAAATTATAGCATAGTTAAGGTACCAACAATTGTGTGATTTCTCTTTCTCACGGTTGATCCAATCCAAGGTTTATTCTTCCCCCAATCATATCCCACTATAATATAATCAACAGGCCATCATTGTCATGAATTCTTGGATACAGGTTATAGGCTTATAACTACTTCCTAGGATATGGACCTCTTTGCTTACTAGACTGGCCAAGGTTGCTGCATGCTGTAGCAGACCAGTACTCAGTACTCAATACTCACCACACAAGAAAGTAGAAAACAGTAACACCTCTATCAAAAGCTGTAATCATAAATACACATACACACATGACACATGATACATATTTTTCCATCAACGgtcctctttttatttttaatcttattttctatttttatcagCTTTTCTTTTCCTTCACAAATTCTTGAAGACAAAAATACTGAAAAATTAAACTTGAACCAAGCGCACTTGGTTCTTCATTTTTCAACTTCATACAAAACTAAATCGCAGGTACAAGCAATTTCGCTTGGATTTATTAgttatgattaattaatattgATGACTTACATGTGAATGAAGTTGTTGATCTGCGGCCATAACTCCTCTTCCCTCAACTTACTAATGGTATTAGATATCCTATCAACAACTCGGATAGAAATATTCATTTTTGTGGTTAACATCCCAATCAAAGTTTTCACAGAATCGACTTTCTGTGCATCCGCACCCTTTTTATTCATTCTTCTCAACTCCCTGCAGTTCTTCTGATGAAGTATGCGCAGTTTCTCCTCGGtctgaaaaacgaaaaagaactTCATCAATAAAGGAAGAACACCAGTGTCTCTGTCATAAGTTTCTCTCATTTTTGAATCATTAGAGAGGGGCAAATAAAGTACCTTGACTTCATGATATAACTTCCTCTCCCACACAGAGAGTATCTTTAATGTGGAGCAGAGATTCCCATATCCATGGCCCCAGTCTTTATCGGTTGCTTGAGCTTGATGCTCAGATGCCATTGTCCTCCCAATCAGTGATGACTTCTCCGTGCAATTTAACGAGTGAGTAAACAGATTCTTTATCTTGCACGAAGAAACTGCTACACTTatctccaaaaaaaattaataaatcccACTTATGCTGGATTTAATTTGatcaaaatcataaataaaataacaattaaaaatagtAGAGTAAATGTTGTATATAGAAAGTGGAGGCTTGCCTATGTAAGAATAATGGAAGGCAAGTTTCTTGTGGTAACGGAATTTCCCAACGTCAAGCATTTCCAAAA
This region of Arachis hypogaea cultivar Tifrunner chromosome 8, arahy.Tifrunner.gnm2.J5K5, whole genome shotgun sequence genomic DNA includes:
- the LOC112705690 gene encoding serine/threonine-protein kinase BSK1; translation: MRVWVCVCLKKLLQTHSHQRKHNGVYVICFQLMGCCQSNSSRHNYPRPLTVASSPNGANNNNNNNTVVTGASAAASAALDVPPFSEFSLSDLKSATNGFSSDHIVSESGDKAPNVVYKGRLNNHNRRLIAVKRFSKSAWPDPKQFADEAWSVGKLRHPRLANLIGYCCDGDERLLVAEYMHNDTLAKHLFHWENQTIEWSMRLRVALSITQALDYCSNKGHPLYHDLNAYRVLFDENGDPRISCFGLIKNSRDGKSYSTNLAYTPPEYLRNGRVTPESVIFSFGTVLLDLLSGKHIPPSHALDMIRGKNILRLMDSHLEGNFSTDEATVVFDLASKCLQYEPRERPKINDLVTTLSRLQNKPDVPSYVMLGIPKHEEAPAPPTPQHPLSPMGDACSRMDLTAIHQILLMTHYKDDEGTNELSFQEWTQQMRDMLEARKRGDLAFRDKDFKTSIECYSQFIDVGTMVSPTVYARRSLCYLFCDQPDAALRDAMQAQLVYPDWATAFYMQAVALSKLNMDKDAADMLNEAASLEEKRQRGGK
- the LOC112705691 gene encoding nitrate regulatory gene2 protein, producing MLDVGKFRYHKKLAFHYSYIAVSSCKIKNLFTHSLNCTEKSSLIGRTMASEHQAQATDKDWGHGYGNLCSTLKILSVWERKLYHEVKTEEKLRILHQKNCRELRRMNKKGADAQKVDSVKTLIGMLTTKMNISIRVVDRISNTISKLREEELWPQINNFIHMFLEMWKDMAECHRRQYQEIVKSKTLDVSTLLEKQFDQAQIDAVIKLKCELQNWNISFSDWIQAQKCYVKALNSWLVRCLLYGPEELPDDDTTTISPSKIDAPPVFVICNKWSQAMDNLSEKNVTGAINGFIVRLNELLEKHIIDVRQSLISDKELERKVKIMEKQEQKMHKIVQARQRKMAAIGRDEENETLFRVDHGDLVDIKDHSLLSSMKHIFASMERFTATNAGLYQDLCQQINHVLGQSNEIH